One part of the Paraglaciecola sp. L3A3 genome encodes these proteins:
- a CDS encoding DUF4153 domain-containing protein, with translation MIKEHGQLSAAQTISLSLDDAQIPRLYIAIIALLQGLTLTYLYKSVEYELWPGTDLTWLVALVTFVISFPSLFLLIASKHDYQSIIKYLLPFSLFISLLGAYTGQQNTAFPDISSSLFVFTFATLIACFKAIMYIKLLVNKEGIDYQSLFAASWRNAIIFALTLLFMAVFFGILHLGAALFDLLGIKFFTRLLREEWFWVPALTLASAFAIHIFRKIAYLADNISTILQTLMTFLLPLLIFVSLGFLLTLPFTGLDNLWQTKSGSFLLLWLIALTLFFVNAIYLKGNNNKPYHFIVHRFILVGVAILPVYSAISVYGILTRVGQYGFTPDRLWALSIWFLLSCFVLGYFIGIVRLRDNWLIIQSKVNVIMGLVVMAFVLLVNSPVLNFKAISSHSQMARYYDGDILLKDLEIYFFSRKLGKPGYLAMQQLKTEIAHSNPEIAVVIDKKYSYIEEQMKRKKVKYDDAPEPTVEIIYWPNKDSFDAELMAYLSDSKNHSNRWTNIEYRLSIDLDQDGQPEMLTIGDQGGYFRGKIWSNDKARWDSQSIRIDVPKYKDLAYSLQNLEVKLSAPKYKIIDLDGIKIDAN, from the coding sequence ATGATAAAGGAACATGGCCAGTTGTCTGCAGCCCAAACTATATCTCTTTCACTAGACGACGCTCAAATACCTAGATTATATATCGCTATTATTGCCTTGTTACAGGGCCTTACCCTGACCTATTTATATAAAAGTGTGGAGTATGAGTTGTGGCCTGGTACTGATTTAACTTGGCTTGTTGCTTTGGTCACCTTTGTGATTAGTTTTCCTAGTTTGTTTTTATTAATTGCTAGTAAACATGACTATCAAAGCATCATTAAATATTTGTTGCCATTTTCATTATTTATTTCACTGTTGGGCGCATACACAGGGCAACAAAATACTGCATTTCCTGACATAAGCAGTAGCTTATTTGTTTTTACGTTCGCGACTTTAATTGCTTGTTTTAAAGCCATTATGTACATAAAACTATTGGTCAATAAAGAAGGCATAGATTATCAATCTTTGTTTGCTGCGTCGTGGCGAAATGCCATTATTTTTGCCCTTACTCTATTATTTATGGCTGTGTTTTTTGGCATTTTGCATTTGGGGGCTGCGTTATTTGACCTCTTGGGTATAAAGTTCTTTACCAGATTGTTGCGCGAAGAATGGTTTTGGGTTCCGGCACTGACATTAGCTTCGGCATTTGCTATCCATATCTTTCGTAAAATAGCCTACCTTGCCGACAATATATCTACCATTTTACAAACCTTAATGACCTTTTTATTGCCGTTACTTATTTTTGTTTCTTTAGGTTTTTTGCTGACTCTACCTTTTACTGGACTTGATAACTTGTGGCAGACCAAGTCAGGCAGCTTTTTACTGTTATGGCTGATTGCCCTTACTTTATTTTTTGTCAACGCCATTTATCTTAAAGGTAATAACAACAAGCCTTATCATTTTATTGTGCATCGTTTTATTTTGGTAGGGGTGGCGATATTACCGGTCTATTCCGCTATTTCTGTGTATGGAATACTAACTAGAGTTGGCCAATACGGTTTTACTCCCGATCGTTTATGGGCTTTGAGTATTTGGTTTCTCCTCAGCTGTTTTGTGCTTGGGTATTTTATTGGCATTGTTAGATTGCGCGACAACTGGTTGATTATCCAAAGTAAAGTCAACGTAATCATGGGCTTAGTAGTAATGGCTTTTGTGTTATTGGTGAACTCGCCGGTATTAAATTTTAAGGCTATATCCAGTCACAGCCAAATGGCCAGATATTATGATGGTGATATTTTATTGAAAGACTTAGAAATTTATTTCTTTAGTCGCAAATTAGGCAAACCTGGCTACCTTGCTATGCAGCAATTAAAAACTGAAATTGCACATTCCAACCCAGAAATAGCCGTGGTGATAGATAAAAAATATAGTTACATTGAAGAGCAAATGAAACGTAAAAAAGTCAAATATGACGATGCTCCAGAGCCAACAGTCGAGATCATTTATTGGCCAAATAAGGATAGTTTTGATGCAGAGCTAATGGCTTATCTTAGTGATAGCAAAAACCACAGTAACAGATGGACCAATATTGAATATCGGTTATCTATCGATTTGGATCAAGATGGTCAGCCAGAGATGCTTACCATAGGCGATCAAGGTGGCTACTTTCGGGGTAAAATTTGGTCTAATGATAAGGCCCGTTGGGATAGTCAGAGTATTCGAATTGATGTCCCTAAATATAAAGATTTAGCATACAGCTTGCAAAATCTAGAGGTGAAATTGTCCGCACCTAAATATAAAATTATTGACTTAGACGGTATTAAAATTGATGCTAATTGA
- a CDS encoding DUF1707 and DUF2154 domain-containing protein, with translation MAVILEDRPIEKVREEVIDTLIYNYSHGVISDQAFERRLDQAMASSNHQDIVELAQDLETPKDNQYAAEKERQFNINYATSHSNSPDTIVNILGGTTRSGQWTVPSEIRIFSILGGSEIDFTDAIFTTPNVTVKIFCLLGGDNIYIPENVNVVSKAFCILAGMDNTAPSIASRQAPTITIEGIVILGGLDIKIKRTIKEKFVAFANQMKTMFNDKT, from the coding sequence ATGGCTGTTATTCTCGAAGATCGTCCAATTGAAAAAGTACGTGAAGAAGTAATAGATACACTTATTTATAACTACAGTCATGGGGTAATTTCAGACCAAGCCTTTGAGCGTAGACTAGACCAAGCTATGGCTAGTTCAAATCATCAAGACATAGTCGAGCTAGCCCAAGATTTAGAAACGCCAAAAGATAATCAATATGCGGCAGAAAAAGAACGTCAATTCAATATCAATTACGCTACTAGTCACTCAAATTCACCTGATACTATAGTCAATATACTAGGAGGAACGACTCGTAGCGGTCAATGGACAGTGCCCAGTGAAATCCGAATTTTTAGTATTTTAGGTGGTTCAGAGATTGATTTTACCGATGCCATATTTACCACTCCAAATGTCACGGTGAAGATTTTTTGCCTGTTAGGTGGTGACAACATTTATATCCCAGAAAACGTCAATGTTGTATCAAAAGCGTTTTGTATACTGGCTGGTATGGACAACACAGCGCCTTCAATAGCTTCAAGGCAAGCGCCCACCATAACCATAGAAGGCATAGTGATATTAGGCGGACTAGACATTAAAATAAAACGCACGATTAAAGAAAAATTTGTCGCTTTTGCCAATCAAATGAAAACTATGTTTAATGACAAAACATAA
- a CDS encoding choice-of-anchor A family protein: MNIKFLSAALITLGLLSSQAQASVPAPGDADYVVNTNAHVGSYNLILSEDLDYNSHIYEKILVGGDIKGGTTEVGARIEGGGVDAVVVLGDISGTVRTLKGNNILYGTKTGTTYNNDGGTSSAITNMTDAQNEFDAIWDQAVNDSAHFETLSSTGTLNSAGKFENNNSLDLNVFNIDASILADQNLSLTFDVNPTTPIIINVAGSGTININAKASGNFTKTEAAPLVLWNFYDAKGEINIAGDGWNGSVLAPLASINLTTGSLDGGLVAKSLTSDKQLHNELFTYTPPTTTPPTSEVPAPTGALIITLGLIFMGYRKFKK; encoded by the coding sequence GTGAATATTAAATTTTTGTCTGCCGCCCTTATTACTTTAGGCCTATTATCGAGCCAAGCCCAAGCAAGTGTGCCAGCTCCAGGCGATGCTGATTATGTGGTAAACACTAATGCACATGTGGGATCGTATAATTTAATCTTGTCTGAGGATTTAGATTATAATAGCCATATATACGAAAAAATATTAGTTGGGGGAGATATAAAAGGTGGTACTACTGAAGTCGGAGCACGCATTGAGGGCGGAGGCGTTGATGCTGTTGTTGTTTTAGGAGATATCAGTGGTACGGTTAGGACCTTAAAAGGCAACAATATTTTATATGGAACTAAAACCGGTACTACCTACAATAATGACGGTGGCACTAGTTCGGCAATTACTAATATGACCGATGCTCAAAATGAATTTGATGCTATATGGGATCAAGCAGTTAATGATAGTGCTCATTTTGAGACCCTTTCTTCAACAGGCACATTAAATAGTGCTGGTAAGTTTGAAAATAATAACTCACTGGACTTAAATGTTTTTAATATTGACGCTTCAATACTAGCTGACCAAAATCTAAGCTTAACCTTCGACGTTAACCCCACAACCCCCATAATAATTAATGTAGCTGGTTCAGGAACTATTAATATTAATGCTAAAGCTTCCGGTAATTTCACTAAAACAGAAGCTGCCCCTTTAGTTTTATGGAACTTTTATGATGCAAAAGGAGAAATTAATATTGCCGGTGACGGGTGGAACGGCTCTGTTCTTGCGCCGCTTGCATCAATCAATCTAACAACCGGTTCATTAGATGGTGGTTTAGTAGCTAAGTCATTGACCTCCGACAAGCAGCTACACAACGAATTATTTACCTATACACCGCCGACAACAACCCCACCCACAAGTGAAGTGCCAGCTCCAACAGGGGCATTAATTATAACCTTAGGTTTAATTTTTATGGGTTATCGTAAATTCAAAAAATAA
- a CDS encoding Rrf2 family transcriptional regulator, with protein sequence MQLTRYTDYGLRTLIYLALLPAGRKASIDEISQTYGISRNNLNKIVHQLGKANIIQTQRGKGGGIFLEQAPDKINIGDMVMLLENTLQVVECEKPACCISPACKLKGIFADATQAFISSLERYYLSDLLLEEQKPLLHILL encoded by the coding sequence ATGCAACTCACTCGATATACAGACTATGGCTTACGTACCCTTATATATTTAGCTTTGTTGCCTGCTGGGCGTAAGGCAAGTATTGATGAAATTAGTCAAACTTACGGGATTTCTCGAAATAACCTGAACAAAATTGTCCATCAGCTGGGTAAGGCAAACATTATACAAACTCAAAGAGGAAAGGGCGGTGGCATATTTTTGGAGCAAGCCCCAGACAAAATCAATATTGGTGATATGGTGATGTTATTAGAAAATACCTTACAAGTGGTTGAGTGTGAGAAACCCGCTTGCTGTATTTCACCTGCATGTAAATTAAAAGGTATATTTGCTGACGCCACTCAAGCCTTTATCAGTAGTTTAGAAAGGTATTATTTATCTGACTTGTTATTAGAAGAACAAAAACCTTTATTACACATTTTGCTTTAA
- a CDS encoding PepSY domain-containing protein, with translation MKLSTLSRLIVICLLNIVVSSTSVAADQPNSDTLNKTQAALKAQQKVTGRVLKVDQIKSKYRVKVLQKSGRVVSVDVDKKSGKVSRQGTKD, from the coding sequence TTGAAATTATCTACTTTAAGCAGACTCATAGTTATTTGTTTATTAAACATAGTTGTTAGCTCAACTAGTGTAGCTGCTGATCAACCTAATTCAGATACTTTGAACAAAACTCAAGCGGCACTCAAAGCTCAACAAAAAGTCACAGGTCGAGTATTAAAAGTGGATCAAATTAAAAGTAAATATCGGGTTAAAGTTTTACAAAAATCAGGCCGCGTAGTGTCAGTTGATGTAGACAAAAAATCAGGAAAAGTCAGCAGACAAGGAACTAAGGACTAA
- a CDS encoding NnrS family protein: MNISDLTVEQKIPAIWRQAFRPLFLMGSIFAIFSMATWALFLNGNISLSPYGGMFFWHAHEMLFGFVAAIIVGFLLTAVQNWTGLRATHGIPLAALVTVWLAGRILILTNISPYLWLTALVDISFLVLAALFMGQLVIKVKQYRNLIFVPVLSLLIIGNLLTHLSVLKQNPQLYTWGLYSTVMTITLIITIIAGRVLPMFTANGTKTEKVPNLAWLETAVMGSTLTLTLIYISNLPAYLPKIVTALVFAFAAICHSIRAIRWRPQVTFGTPLVWSLHLAYWFIPVSFCLFVMHYVGLEISASNALHGLTAGAISSIVLAMIARITLGHTGRTLTPHWAMKFAFMLIIFAGLSRVCVQHIQAYSSINIYLIAAGCWILAYLLYVIFYWKILTSPRPDGRAG; the protein is encoded by the coding sequence ATGAATATTTCTGACTTGACGGTGGAACAAAAAATCCCAGCTATTTGGCGACAAGCATTTAGACCTTTGTTTTTAATGGGCAGTATTTTTGCCATTTTTAGCATGGCTACTTGGGCATTATTTCTAAATGGAAATATTTCATTATCACCGTATGGCGGCATGTTTTTTTGGCATGCCCATGAAATGTTGTTTGGCTTTGTTGCTGCCATAATAGTCGGTTTTTTATTAACCGCGGTGCAAAACTGGACTGGCTTACGTGCCACTCACGGCATACCTTTAGCCGCACTTGTTACTGTGTGGTTGGCTGGCCGTATATTGATTTTAACTAATATTTCGCCCTATTTATGGTTAACCGCTTTAGTAGATATCAGCTTTTTAGTGCTTGCAGCCTTATTCATGGGCCAATTAGTAATCAAGGTGAAACAATATCGAAACCTGATATTTGTCCCTGTACTCTCACTGTTAATCATAGGCAACCTACTCACTCATTTGTCTGTATTAAAGCAAAATCCTCAGCTTTACACTTGGGGTCTGTACAGCACAGTGATGACTATCACCTTGATCATCACTATTATTGCTGGCCGTGTATTACCTATGTTTACCGCCAATGGCACAAAAACAGAAAAAGTGCCTAATCTAGCTTGGTTAGAAACCGCAGTTATGGGCTCTACATTAACTTTAACCCTAATATATATTTCTAATTTACCAGCGTATTTACCTAAAATTGTCACAGCCCTAGTATTCGCCTTTGCCGCTATATGCCACAGTATTCGCGCAATACGTTGGCGTCCGCAAGTGACCTTTGGTACACCTTTAGTTTGGTCATTACACTTGGCTTATTGGTTTATACCTGTTAGTTTTTGTTTGTTTGTCATGCACTATGTAGGTTTAGAAATATCTGCATCCAACGCTTTACACGGCTTAACGGCAGGGGCAATTAGTTCAATAGTATTAGCCATGATTGCTAGGATCACTTTAGGCCATACTGGTAGAACACTGACTCCCCACTGGGCGATGAAATTTGCCTTTATGCTGATTATATTTGCAGGGCTGAGCCGAGTATGCGTCCAGCATATACAAGCTTATAGCAGCATTAATATCTATTTAATCGCCGCTGGATGTTGGATCTTAGCTTATTTACTTTATGTTATTTTTTATTGGAAAATATTAACGAGCCCCAGACCAGATGGCCGAGCGGGATAA
- a CDS encoding glycine zipper 2TM domain-containing protein: protein MKRLIASTIILLLASPLAQANNHKSYHKARVVNVSPVYEYVAVTRNIESCPTISYSKQHNATVIGSVIGGSIAHATSNKRHKVINTIAGAIIGGAIGHKIDHHSKQTAQSYCDTKVHRQTTSKQRVLKGYEVSYVKKGRTYQTFSKNKPNKHIRIYH from the coding sequence ATGAAACGACTAATAGCCAGTACCATCATCTTATTGTTAGCTTCACCTTTAGCCCAAGCAAATAACCATAAAAGCTACCATAAAGCTCGTGTAGTCAATGTTTCGCCAGTGTACGAATATGTCGCTGTTACTCGGAACATTGAGTCGTGTCCTACTATCAGTTATTCAAAGCAACACAATGCCACAGTCATAGGTTCAGTGATTGGAGGCAGTATAGCCCATGCAACTAGCAATAAACGTCACAAGGTGATCAATACTATTGCCGGCGCGATAATTGGTGGAGCGATTGGACATAAAATCGATCATCATTCAAAGCAAACGGCGCAAAGTTATTGTGATACCAAAGTACACAGACAAACAACCAGTAAACAAAGAGTGTTAAAAGGTTATGAAGTGAGCTATGTAAAAAAAGGTAGAACCTACCAAACATTTAGTAAAAACAAACCAAACAAACATATTCGTATTTATCACTAA
- a CDS encoding ATP-binding protein, translated as MQHISLRLRIFAATLLTLLIFIPLTVLTLEKAFNSSLTQSMLQQLRVQSLSLVSEFEFEKNKVAMPEQLYNDQFNIPDSGLYAFIQSGQDILWKSFSTLHWQKMPDIPFPQIGDELFLEELPADNSFFLYAYTAEFESTNGYRAVSFYVLQDKTIFNSEKQKFANTLWNWLGLIALLLLVLLLISLNAALRPISRLNQQILRAEKGQLKRIDQNYPPELETLKTSINHLLESEEQQRSRYKNSLSDLAHSLKTPLAVLAGNAALPSDAKEPIQQIDKQIQRQLKRAAAGASSAFERAVEISPLIKKLLNAMSKVYADKQLTLDFKEINTSIQLQADSTDLMEILGNLVDNACKAAKHQVLVSTIEETNKIAIIIEDDGAGIPKDKQLDLLERGTRLDSYKEGQGIGMAVVSDLVSAYQGKLEISESELGGAKVTVSFIPKGKQNS; from the coding sequence ATTCAACATATATCCTTAAGATTAAGGATATTTGCCGCAACACTATTAACCTTACTGATTTTTATTCCGCTCACTGTTTTGACTTTAGAAAAGGCCTTTAATAGCAGTTTAACCCAATCTATGTTGCAGCAACTTAGGGTGCAAAGTTTGAGTTTAGTCTCAGAGTTTGAATTCGAAAAAAATAAAGTTGCTATGCCCGAGCAGCTATACAACGATCAATTTAATATTCCTGATTCGGGTTTATATGCTTTTATTCAATCAGGGCAAGACATACTGTGGAAATCGTTTTCTACCTTACACTGGCAAAAAATGCCTGATATCCCCTTCCCCCAAATAGGCGATGAATTATTCCTTGAGGAGTTACCAGCTGATAATTCGTTCTTTTTATATGCTTATACCGCGGAATTTGAAAGTACCAATGGCTACCGTGCGGTGAGTTTTTATGTGTTACAAGATAAAACGATTTTCAACTCAGAAAAGCAAAAGTTTGCCAATACCTTATGGAATTGGCTAGGCCTGATTGCCTTATTGCTGTTGGTATTATTATTAATTAGTCTGAATGCCGCGTTACGGCCAATTAGTCGACTCAATCAACAAATACTGCGGGCTGAAAAAGGCCAGTTAAAACGTATAGACCAAAACTATCCTCCGGAACTTGAGACATTAAAAACGAGCATTAACCATCTATTAGAATCTGAAGAGCAACAAAGAAGCCGCTACAAAAATAGCTTAAGTGATCTGGCTCACAGTTTAAAAACCCCCTTAGCAGTATTAGCGGGTAATGCAGCTTTACCAAGTGATGCTAAAGAGCCCATTCAACAAATCGACAAACAGATACAAAGACAACTTAAAAGAGCCGCAGCTGGCGCTTCAAGCGCATTTGAAAGAGCAGTAGAAATATCTCCGTTAATCAAAAAGCTACTCAACGCCATGAGTAAAGTCTATGCCGATAAACAGCTAACTTTAGATTTCAAAGAAATAAATACCAGCATTCAACTTCAAGCCGACAGCACTGATCTGATGGAAATTTTAGGCAACTTAGTGGATAACGCCTGTAAAGCTGCGAAACATCAAGTATTAGTCAGTACGATTGAAGAAACTAACAAGATAGCCATTATTATAGAAGATGATGGCGCCGGTATTCCAAAAGATAAACAATTAGATTTATTAGAAAGAGGCACTCGCCTTGATAGTTACAAAGAAGGACAAGGTATAGGTATGGCCGTAGTGTCAGATTTAGTATCAGCTTATCAAGGTAAACTGGAAATTAGCGAGAGTGAATTAGGCGGAGCAAAAGTCACTGTTAGTTTTATACCTAAGGGTAAGCAAAATAGCTAA
- the prsT gene encoding XrtA/PEP-CTERM system TPR-repeat protein PrsT, whose protein sequence is MRVLCFSLSVKSILAVACFTLSLYFSSSAFANSQIHYEKALSAFNQEQFDESMIHLKNALLADPENLPSKILMGKLLAQLGHFAMAKVEFDEAIMQGADISSFASYWAITLLKSKEYEEIIDFGQFSNFSTQQKIDWQRLRASACLQAKNYECAKQSFTSIGSLAANQTEQLNGLAQIELILKNYAKAESFLAQALEISPENATTWQLKGLTARSQNKLELALSYLQTAFDLAPDDPLILRHLADVYLASNQSDDAKRTVQNILIASPDDPFAILVNSWLQQNTELEAEAEEKFKEMAAKINNLPDEYVNQEQSLLFLRALVAFREQNFENAVRDFTNLRKLDDDDLSPSILLAKSYIALGKEKDAVETLESKEQELQALPDVMAMLGDLYINSGKNFKALSLLQTLKPQYPDNLQIQLLESKLMISRGKIQEGLDKIEELTIQFPDNQAVLFVHCVLSLQTQQFIKADESISKLLALQPDDPLKLNIKGAVLLKLNQLKQAQSYIKQALAIKPNLVSAQINLASTYFLQSDYAQSRSILAKILNLNPRYAPALLLLAKIQVTQNELDLAMANFKKVLIVDRENIEALEGVTSIHLSQGDLQNALTQLSKLSKIQRNHPKYVIQKAQIYLTLKDEVNSQNEIQALARIAEGNAALLIALSKLQLMADDLPAAINSLSAAQQIQPNSLPLAIQFTELLLNHKQTDTAIQQVALISKKFPGSADVTFLQARLAEQMGNMNKANELYLQTLNISDQYELALAKMYALTTSGLADTLFKNKIDEIVETYPQRYFPRNLLAQYYYYKGDMQQAAYHYEILLKHQELPNRPAMLTRLANVYMPSDKQTSFVYAKEAFELDANNAQVLTTYGWLLTQQKQANKGLELLRKAVAIGQKNPAIHYYIAVSLDKLGLKQEAKLELETLFATNINIAENEQARALYKKL, encoded by the coding sequence ATGCGCGTCTTATGTTTTAGCCTTTCTGTAAAAAGCATCCTTGCAGTAGCATGTTTTACATTGAGTCTATACTTTTCATCTTCTGCATTTGCCAATAGCCAAATCCATTACGAAAAAGCCTTGTCAGCCTTTAATCAGGAGCAGTTTGACGAGTCGATGATCCACTTAAAAAACGCCTTACTGGCCGATCCAGAAAATCTGCCATCAAAAATATTAATGGGTAAATTACTCGCTCAACTAGGCCATTTTGCTATGGCTAAAGTAGAATTTGATGAAGCAATCATGCAGGGGGCAGATATTAGTTCATTTGCAAGTTATTGGGCGATAACCTTATTAAAAAGTAAAGAATATGAAGAGATAATTGATTTTGGTCAATTTAGTAATTTTTCCACTCAACAAAAAATTGATTGGCAAAGGCTTAGAGCATCAGCCTGTTTGCAGGCTAAAAACTATGAATGTGCTAAGCAAAGTTTTACCTCAATAGGATCATTAGCAGCTAATCAAACTGAACAACTAAATGGTTTAGCACAAATAGAATTAATTCTGAAAAACTATGCCAAAGCAGAAAGCTTTTTAGCCCAAGCCTTAGAAATTAGTCCCGAAAATGCCACCACCTGGCAACTAAAAGGATTAACAGCCAGAAGCCAAAATAAGCTAGAACTTGCTTTATCATATCTACAGACAGCATTTGATCTAGCGCCTGACGACCCTTTAATTTTACGTCATTTAGCCGATGTTTATTTAGCTTCCAATCAAAGTGATGATGCGAAAAGAACCGTACAAAACATATTGATAGCTTCACCAGATGATCCATTCGCAATATTGGTAAATAGTTGGTTACAGCAAAATACTGAACTTGAAGCTGAAGCTGAAGAAAAATTTAAAGAAATGGCCGCTAAAATTAATAACTTGCCAGACGAATATGTCAATCAAGAGCAATCCTTATTGTTTTTAAGAGCCTTAGTGGCCTTCAGAGAGCAGAACTTTGAAAATGCAGTGCGTGATTTTACGAATTTAAGAAAATTAGATGACGATGACTTATCCCCTTCTATCTTACTAGCCAAAAGCTACATTGCCTTAGGCAAAGAAAAAGACGCAGTAGAAACCTTAGAAAGTAAAGAACAAGAGCTCCAAGCATTACCCGATGTCATGGCCATGTTAGGTGATTTATATATAAATAGTGGTAAAAACTTCAAAGCATTGTCTCTATTGCAAACTCTTAAACCTCAATATCCTGATAATTTACAAATACAATTATTAGAATCTAAGTTAATGATTTCTAGAGGTAAAATACAAGAAGGCCTAGACAAAATTGAAGAACTCACTATTCAATTTCCTGATAACCAAGCGGTATTATTTGTACATTGTGTATTAAGTTTACAAACTCAACAATTTATAAAAGCCGATGAAAGCATCAGTAAATTATTAGCGCTACAGCCTGATGACCCACTTAAATTAAATATAAAAGGTGCGGTTTTACTTAAGTTAAACCAATTAAAACAAGCACAAAGCTATATAAAACAAGCTTTGGCGATTAAACCAAACTTAGTCTCGGCACAAATAAATTTAGCCAGTACTTACTTTTTACAGTCAGACTATGCACAAAGCAGATCCATTTTAGCAAAGATTTTAAACCTAAATCCTAGGTATGCCCCTGCCCTATTGTTATTAGCAAAAATTCAAGTCACCCAAAATGAATTAGATCTAGCCATGGCTAATTTCAAAAAAGTGTTGATAGTAGACAGAGAGAATATAGAAGCTTTAGAAGGTGTCACCTCTATTCACCTTAGCCAAGGTGATTTACAAAATGCCCTAACCCAACTCAGTAAGTTAAGTAAAATTCAAAGAAACCATCCTAAATATGTGATCCAAAAAGCACAAATTTATTTGACCCTAAAAGACGAGGTGAATAGTCAGAATGAAATCCAAGCCTTAGCTAGAATAGCCGAAGGAAATGCAGCTTTATTAATCGCCTTAAGTAAATTACAACTGATGGCTGATGATTTACCCGCCGCTATCAATTCACTCAGTGCAGCCCAACAAATTCAACCAAATAGTTTACCCTTAGCTATCCAATTCACTGAATTATTGTTAAATCACAAACAAACCGACACAGCGATTCAACAAGTTGCCCTTATCAGCAAAAAGTTTCCAGGATCAGCAGATGTGACGTTTTTACAAGCCAGATTAGCGGAACAAATGGGCAATATGAATAAAGCCAATGAGCTTTATTTACAAACCTTAAATATTAGCGATCAATATGAGTTGGCTCTGGCGAAAATGTATGCCCTGACGACAAGCGGCTTAGCTGATACTTTATTCAAAAACAAAATAGATGAAATTGTAGAAACCTACCCGCAACGTTACTTTCCTAGAAACTTGTTAGCGCAATATTATTATTATAAAGGTGATATGCAGCAGGCAGCTTACCACTATGAAATATTACTAAAACACCAAGAGTTACCTAACCGTCCAGCTATGTTAACTAGGTTAGCCAATGTATATATGCCAAGTGACAAACAAACCAGTTTTGTGTATGCCAAAGAAGCCTTTGAACTGGACGCAAATAACGCACAAGTTTTAACCACTTATGGTTGGCTATTAACCCAACAAAAACAGGCAAATAAAGGTTTAGAGTTACTAAGAAAAGCCGTCGCAATTGGCCAAAAAAATCCAGCCATTCATTATTATATTGCCGTAAGTTTGGATAAATTAGGCCTGAAGCAAGAAGCAAAATTAGAATTAGAGACACTGTTTGCCACAAACATAAATATTGCTGAAAACGAACAAGCCCGCGCTTTATATAAAAAGCTATAG
- a CDS encoding response regulator transcription factor — protein sequence MRVLIVEDDSRLLTQLDTLLQQNGYSVDLADDGAKALFLLAEHPYDLAIIDIGLPVVDGFEVIQKARKNDVTCPILILTARDRWQEKVEGLDAGADDYLTKPFHNEELLARVKALIRRAAGKAHPVIEKGPISLDTLSEEVSINGQYIELTAYEYKVLEYLLLNPQKIISKTELTEHIYDQDFDLDSNVIEVFVGRLRKKIDPQGSINPIETLRGRGYRINREL from the coding sequence ATGCGTGTATTAATTGTAGAAGACGACAGTCGATTACTGACTCAACTCGATACACTGTTACAGCAAAACGGCTATAGCGTCGATTTAGCTGACGACGGAGCTAAAGCCCTATTTTTATTGGCCGAACACCCATACGATTTAGCCATAATCGATATAGGTTTACCTGTGGTAGATGGTTTTGAAGTTATCCAAAAAGCCCGTAAGAATGATGTCACTTGTCCAATATTAATTTTAACGGCAAGAGACAGATGGCAAGAAAAAGTAGAGGGCCTAGATGCTGGTGCTGACGACTATTTAACCAAACCTTTTCATAATGAAGAGTTATTAGCCCGGGTCAAAGCACTCATTCGTCGGGCGGCAGGTAAAGCACATCCCGTCATCGAAAAAGGGCCTATCAGCCTAGATACTCTAAGTGAAGAAGTGAGTATCAATGGCCAATACATAGAACTCACAGCCTATGAATATAAAGTGCTCGAATACTTATTATTAAATCCACAAAAAATTATTTCAAAAACCGAACTAACCGAACATATTTATGATCAAGACTTTGACTTAGACAGCAATGTAATCGAAGTGTTTGTCGGTAGATTACGTAAAAAGATCGACCCTCAAGGCAGCATAAACCCAATAGAAACCCTGCGCGGCCGAGGTTATAGAATCAATCGTGAACTCTAA